From Xiphophorus maculatus strain JP 163 A chromosome 12, X_maculatus-5.0-male, whole genome shotgun sequence, the proteins below share one genomic window:
- the slc18a1 gene encoding chromaffin granule amine transporter isoform X2, producing MAWLLQSRGSPRLVLVVVCVALLLDNMLLTVVVPIIPTFLYAMEHPEPQTVPDAAPSRTSSSRTATPGPEAQQNPRPPPMVSLFNNVTFDLQESRAEAAAELLLANQTSNMSDSSCLQDSVFLEKENVRVGLLFASKALVQLLVNPFVGPLTNRIGYHIPMFAGFIIMFVSTIMFAFSGTYVLLFFARSLQGIGSSFSSVAGLGMLASVYTDDDERGVAMGVALGGLAMGVLIGAPFGSVMYDFVGKSAPFLILAFLAMFDGALQLCILQPSKICPGSVEGTPLLTLLKDPYILISAGSLCFANMGVAILEPTLPIWMMQTMCSPKWQLGMAFLPASVSYLIGTNLFGLLANKMGRWLCSMVGMFVVGVSLLCVPFATSIYGLIGPNGGLGFAIGMVDSSMMAIMAYLVDIRHASVYGSVYAIADVALCMGFAIGPSTGGALVQAVGFPCLMVFIGVINILYAPLCFLLRNPAVREEKMAIIDQECVMHRKSYNTTRDSREFPLSDWSEEEDEEETEE from the exons atGGCGTGGCTGCTCCAGAGTCGTGGCTCTCCCAGGTTGGTGCTGGTGGTGGTCTGCGTTGCTCTGCTGCTCGACAACATGCTGCTCACCGTCGTCG TTCCCATCATCCCAACCTTCCTGTACGCCATGGAGCATCCGGAACCACAGACCGTCCCGGACGCCGCGCCCTCCCGGACCTCCAGCAGCAGAACAGCCACCCCGGGTCCAGAGGCGCAGCAGAACCCCCGGCCACCCCCGATGGTGTCTTTATTTAAcaatgtgacctttgacctgcaggaGAGCCGAGCTGAGgctgctgcagagctgctgctggccaacCAGACCTCCAACATGTCG GACTCCTCTTGTCTTCAGGACAGTGTTTTCCTGGAGAAGGAAAATGTCCGGGTTGGTTTGTTGTTTGCCTCTAAAGCTTTGGTCCAGCTGCTGGTCAACCCGTTTGTTGGTCCGCTCACCAACAG GATCGGTTACCACATCCCGATGTTCGCAGGATTCATCATCATGTTTGTTTCCACCATCA TGTTTGCTTTCTCAGGGACGTACGTTCTGCTGTTCTTCGCCCGCTCGCTGCAGGGAATCGGCTCGTCCTTCTCGTCTGTTGCGG GTCTGGGGATGTTGGCCAGCGTCTACACCGACGATGACGAGCGAGGCGTGGCGATGGGCGTCGCCCTGGGAGGGCTCGCCATGGGAGTCCTGA TCGGAGCGCCGTTTGGCAGCGTGATGTATGACTTTGTGGGGAAGAGCGCCCCCTTCCTGATCCTGGCCTTCCTGGCTATGTTTGACGGAG CGTTGCAGCTGTGCATCCTGCAGCCCTCTAAGATCTGCCCTGGG agcgTGGAGGGAACACCGCTACTGACCCTGCTGAAAGACCCGTACATCCTGATTAGCGCAG GGTCTCTGTGCTTCGCCAACATGGGCGTGGCCATCCTGGAGCCCACGCTGCCCATCTGGATGATGCAGACCATGTGTTCCCCCAAGTGGCAGCTCG GAATGGCCTTCCTCCCGGCCAGCGTTTCCTACCTGATTGGAACCAACCTGTTCGGACTTCTGGCCAACAAGATGGGACG GTGGCTCTGCTCCATGGTGGGAATGTTCGTCGTCGGAGTCAGCCTGCTGTGT GTTCCCTTCGCCACCAGTATCTACGGTCTGATTGGTCCAAACGGCGGCCTGGGCTTCGCTATCG GGATGGTGGACTCCTCCATGATGGCCATCATGGCGTACCTGGTGGACATCCGCCACGCCTCAGTGTACGGCAGCGTGTACGCCATCGCCGACGTGGCGCTCTGCATGGGCTTCGCCATCG GCCCGTCCACCGGGGGCGCTCTGGTCCAGGCGGTGGGCTTCCCCTGTCTCATGGTGTTCATCGGGGTGATCAACATCCTGTACGCACCGCTCTGCTTCCTGCTGAGAAACCCGGCTGTTCGGGAGGAGAAGATG GCGATCATCGACCAGGAGTGTGTGATGCACAGGAAAAGCTACAACACGACCAGAGACAGCCGCGAGTTTCCTCTCAGCGACTGgagtgaagaagaagatgaagaggaaaCGGAGGAGTGA
- the slc18a1 gene encoding chromaffin granule amine transporter isoform X1, translating to MAWLLQSRGSPRLVLVVVCVALLLDNMLLTVVVPIIPTFLYAMEHPEPQTVPDAAPSRTSSSRTATPGPEAQQNPRPPPMVSLFNNVTFDLQESRAEAAAELLLANQTSNMSDSSCLQDSVFLEKENVRVGLLFASKALVQLLVNPFVGPLTNRIGYHIPMFAGFIIMFVSTIMFAFSGTYVLLFFARSLQGIGSSFSSVAGLGMLASVYTDDDERGVAMGVALGGLAMGVLSATHTHTHAHTHTHCNQVYVPLCHVRLCVSVGAPFGSVMYDFVGKSAPFLILAFLAMFDGALQLCILQPSKICPGSVEGTPLLTLLKDPYILISAGSLCFANMGVAILEPTLPIWMMQTMCSPKWQLGMAFLPASVSYLIGTNLFGLLANKMGRWLCSMVGMFVVGVSLLCVPFATSIYGLIGPNGGLGFAIGMVDSSMMAIMAYLVDIRHASVYGSVYAIADVALCMGFAIGPSTGGALVQAVGFPCLMVFIGVINILYAPLCFLLRNPAVREEKMAIIDQECVMHRKSYNTTRDSREFPLSDWSEEEDEEETEE from the exons atGGCGTGGCTGCTCCAGAGTCGTGGCTCTCCCAGGTTGGTGCTGGTGGTGGTCTGCGTTGCTCTGCTGCTCGACAACATGCTGCTCACCGTCGTCG TTCCCATCATCCCAACCTTCCTGTACGCCATGGAGCATCCGGAACCACAGACCGTCCCGGACGCCGCGCCCTCCCGGACCTCCAGCAGCAGAACAGCCACCCCGGGTCCAGAGGCGCAGCAGAACCCCCGGCCACCCCCGATGGTGTCTTTATTTAAcaatgtgacctttgacctgcaggaGAGCCGAGCTGAGgctgctgcagagctgctgctggccaacCAGACCTCCAACATGTCG GACTCCTCTTGTCTTCAGGACAGTGTTTTCCTGGAGAAGGAAAATGTCCGGGTTGGTTTGTTGTTTGCCTCTAAAGCTTTGGTCCAGCTGCTGGTCAACCCGTTTGTTGGTCCGCTCACCAACAG GATCGGTTACCACATCCCGATGTTCGCAGGATTCATCATCATGTTTGTTTCCACCATCA TGTTTGCTTTCTCAGGGACGTACGTTCTGCTGTTCTTCGCCCGCTCGCTGCAGGGAATCGGCTCGTCCTTCTCGTCTGTTGCGG GTCTGGGGATGTTGGCCAGCGTCTACACCGACGATGACGAGCGAGGCGTGGCGATGGGCGTCGCCCTGGGAGGGCTCGCCATGGGAGTCCTGAgtgcgacacacacacacacacacgcacacacacacacacactgcaaccAGGTGTATGTTCCACTGTGTCATGTCCGCCTCTGTGTTTCAGTCGGAGCGCCGTTTGGCAGCGTGATGTATGACTTTGTGGGGAAGAGCGCCCCCTTCCTGATCCTGGCCTTCCTGGCTATGTTTGACGGAG CGTTGCAGCTGTGCATCCTGCAGCCCTCTAAGATCTGCCCTGGG agcgTGGAGGGAACACCGCTACTGACCCTGCTGAAAGACCCGTACATCCTGATTAGCGCAG GGTCTCTGTGCTTCGCCAACATGGGCGTGGCCATCCTGGAGCCCACGCTGCCCATCTGGATGATGCAGACCATGTGTTCCCCCAAGTGGCAGCTCG GAATGGCCTTCCTCCCGGCCAGCGTTTCCTACCTGATTGGAACCAACCTGTTCGGACTTCTGGCCAACAAGATGGGACG GTGGCTCTGCTCCATGGTGGGAATGTTCGTCGTCGGAGTCAGCCTGCTGTGT GTTCCCTTCGCCACCAGTATCTACGGTCTGATTGGTCCAAACGGCGGCCTGGGCTTCGCTATCG GGATGGTGGACTCCTCCATGATGGCCATCATGGCGTACCTGGTGGACATCCGCCACGCCTCAGTGTACGGCAGCGTGTACGCCATCGCCGACGTGGCGCTCTGCATGGGCTTCGCCATCG GCCCGTCCACCGGGGGCGCTCTGGTCCAGGCGGTGGGCTTCCCCTGTCTCATGGTGTTCATCGGGGTGATCAACATCCTGTACGCACCGCTCTGCTTCCTGCTGAGAAACCCGGCTGTTCGGGAGGAGAAGATG GCGATCATCGACCAGGAGTGTGTGATGCACAGGAAAAGCTACAACACGACCAGAGACAGCCGCGAGTTTCCTCTCAGCGACTGgagtgaagaagaagatgaagaggaaaCGGAGGAGTGA